A stretch of the Clostridium fungisolvens genome encodes the following:
- a CDS encoding GH39 family glycosyl hydrolase — MSNTRKNTNDNTNIPIRVYLNKIKVISSSVQKYVEFLFILKGELGVVINNQRYRLVESDVVLINSGDVYEIHGEGENLILSMQIENDFFTSLVRREQSLFLCNSSINENEHYDDIRSILAKIMYEYSNRNTGYEFKIMSLLYDITYTLNTNFLITEDYSIQNLEVKSSKYAQRINNIVAYIKQNYNQQISLQDVADSQYLTPEYLSKFFKVNMGMTFSKYLNEFRLTQAVKELLRTDDSITKVAMNNGFPNLVAFNKIFKEVYDTTPAEYRNEVRKKTSKSNKIHNEKVESEIMKVDYNQAFEKLTKYVSNEDKSDNKLLEHSLGINVDVEANVETVKPIIHSWRNLINLGYAQDGLRSDLQQHLTNIQDKIKFKYARFQGIFSDEMFNFGEENDNEEYYNFTKIDKLIDFLYSINLKPFIELGNKAKVLNLATDKVMYFKDSSKRHKGFKESLVLLEKFIVHAINRYGINEVSQWYFEIWKEGDIEYVFWNGDFEKYLKNFQSYYNIIKRIVPGAKVGGPGFNPEVNMKWFDEFLNQVKKTGIQLDFLSISIYPYELIEDSKTEQASDKDRNKAYKKGEYLPHLLPSKDKNYSKVRLDKIRKMIKTSGTSIPEIHVTEYNSSISHRHPANDTTFKATFITKNILDNLDEIDSFGYWFCSDISGELKDSKNLLYGDMGLISANGINKPGFYAYEMLSKLGNDLIQKGDGYIITKKSSYNYEIITYNYKHFDYFYCLKEETPVSLEQYYNIYENQQYLNINIALKGIKSGRYRIKKYTLNREHGSIFDEWLNMNAIYNIKRDEIDYLKQICIPKQTVFYSESIDELKLESCLSPHEVNLYEITFEYS; from the coding sequence ATGAGTAACACAAGAAAAAATACTAATGATAATACGAATATACCTATAAGAGTTTATTTAAATAAAATAAAAGTAATCTCCTCAAGTGTTCAAAAATACGTAGAATTTCTATTTATACTAAAAGGTGAATTAGGGGTAGTTATAAATAACCAAAGATATAGATTAGTAGAGTCAGATGTGGTGTTAATTAATAGTGGTGATGTTTATGAAATACATGGAGAGGGAGAGAATTTAATTTTATCAATGCAAATTGAAAATGATTTCTTTACTAGTCTTGTTAGAAGAGAACAAAGTTTATTCTTATGTAATTCTTCCATAAACGAGAACGAGCATTATGACGACATTAGAAGTATATTAGCTAAGATTATGTATGAATATTCAAATAGAAATACTGGATATGAATTTAAGATCATGTCTCTGCTATATGACATTACATATACATTAAACACAAATTTTTTAATCACAGAAGACTATTCTATACAGAACCTAGAGGTTAAAAGCAGTAAGTATGCACAACGTATAAACAATATAGTTGCATATATTAAGCAAAATTATAATCAGCAGATATCATTACAGGATGTTGCAGATTCTCAATATTTAACGCCAGAATATTTATCAAAGTTTTTTAAAGTAAATATGGGAATGACTTTTTCAAAATATTTAAATGAATTTAGGTTAACTCAAGCGGTAAAAGAGCTTCTTCGAACTGATGATTCAATTACTAAAGTTGCAATGAATAATGGTTTTCCTAATTTAGTAGCTTTCAATAAGATCTTTAAAGAAGTATATGATACCACGCCAGCAGAATATCGAAATGAAGTTAGAAAAAAAACGTCAAAAAGCAATAAGATTCATAATGAAAAAGTAGAGTCTGAGATTATGAAAGTTGATTATAATCAAGCTTTTGAAAAGTTAACAAAGTATGTATCAAATGAAGATAAGTCAGATAATAAGCTTTTAGAACATAGTTTAGGAATCAATGTTGATGTAGAGGCAAATGTTGAAACGGTAAAGCCTATAATACATTCATGGAGAAACTTAATAAATCTTGGTTATGCTCAGGATGGGCTGAGATCAGATTTACAACAACATTTAACTAATATACAGGATAAGATTAAATTTAAATATGCCCGTTTTCAAGGGATATTTAGTGATGAAATGTTTAATTTCGGAGAAGAAAACGATAACGAAGAATATTACAATTTTACGAAAATAGATAAATTGATAGATTTTTTATATAGCATAAATTTAAAGCCATTCATTGAGCTAGGGAATAAGGCTAAGGTTTTAAATCTTGCTACTGATAAAGTAATGTATTTTAAGGATTCATCAAAAAGACATAAGGGATTCAAAGAATCTTTAGTGTTGTTGGAGAAGTTTATTGTACATGCTATAAATAGATATGGAATTAATGAAGTATCACAATGGTATTTTGAGATTTGGAAAGAAGGAGATATTGAGTATGTCTTTTGGAATGGGGATTTTGAAAAATATCTAAAAAACTTTCAAAGCTACTACAATATAATTAAAAGAATAGTGCCAGGTGCAAAAGTCGGTGGACCAGGTTTTAATCCTGAAGTCAATATGAAGTGGTTTGATGAGTTTTTAAACCAGGTGAAGAAAACGGGCATACAATTAGATTTTCTTTCTATATCAATATATCCATATGAATTAATAGAAGATAGCAAAACTGAGCAAGCAAGCGATAAAGATAGGAACAAAGCATATAAAAAAGGAGAATATCTACCGCACTTATTACCTTCAAAGGATAAAAATTATTCAAAAGTAAGGTTGGATAAAATTCGCAAGATGATTAAAACATCGGGGACAAGTATTCCAGAGATACATGTCACTGAATATAACTCTAGCATATCTCATCGTCATCCTGCTAACGATACAACCTTTAAAGCAACATTTATTACAAAAAATATTCTTGATAATTTAGACGAAATTGATAGTTTTGGTTATTGGTTTTGCTCTGATATTTCTGGGGAATTGAAAGATTCAAAAAACCTATTATACGGAGATATGGGACTAATTAGTGCCAACGGAATAAACAAGCCAGGGTTTTATGCTTATGAAATGCTTTCTAAACTTGGGAATGATTTAATACAAAAAGGGGATGGATATATAATAACTAAGAAATCTTCTTATAATTATGAGATCATTACCTATAATTATAAACATTTTGATTATTTCTATTGTTTGAAGGAAGAAACACCAGTAAGTCTAGAACAATATTATAATATTTATGAAAATCAGCAATATTTAAATATAAATATCGCATTGAAAGGAATTAAAAGCGGTCGATATCGTATAAAGAAATATACATTGAATAGAGAGCATGGGAGTATTTTTGATGAGTGGTTAAATATGAATGCTATCTATAATATTAAAAGGGATGAAATTGATTATTTAAAACAAATTTGTATACCAAAACAAACTGTTTTCTATAGTGAAAGCATAGATGAATTGAAGTTAGAAAGTTGTCTCTCACCACATGAAGTAAATCTTTATGAAATTACTTTTGAATATAGTTAG
- a CDS encoding Gfo/Idh/MocA family protein, with protein sequence MRLGIVGSGMIVRDLLSTSSNLKDIEFVAICGTERSKEAMNQLKNEYGIQNLFYNYDELLNMDLDAIYIALPNNLHFEFAKKALEANKNVIVEKPFTSTYKQAVILSDLAREKQLFIFEAITTQYLPNYKKIKELVPTLGDIKIVQCNYSQYSSRYDKFKEGNILPAFNPKSSGGALMDLNIYNIHYVVGLFGKPEGIEYYPNVERGIDTSGILMLDYGKFKCVCVGAKDCKAPIANNIQGNKGCIYQDTPANVCERFELLMNDGSSSKINKNNYEHRMVNEFIEFASMIKNNDLESCYKMLDHSLIVSEVQTIARNKGGIIFPEDAI encoded by the coding sequence ATGAGATTAGGTATTGTTGGATCGGGAATGATAGTAAGAGACTTATTATCAACAAGTTCAAATTTAAAAGACATAGAGTTTGTAGCCATATGTGGAACTGAAAGAAGTAAAGAGGCGATGAATCAACTCAAGAATGAATATGGCATACAGAATCTTTTCTATAATTATGATGAATTATTAAACATGGATTTAGATGCAATTTATATTGCATTACCTAATAATCTACATTTTGAATTTGCTAAGAAAGCCTTAGAAGCAAATAAAAATGTTATCGTTGAAAAACCATTTACATCAACATATAAACAAGCGGTAATTTTAAGTGATTTAGCTAGAGAAAAACAATTATTTATTTTTGAAGCAATTACTACTCAATATCTTCCTAATTATAAAAAAATTAAAGAGTTGGTTCCGACCTTAGGAGATATTAAAATTGTTCAATGTAACTATTCTCAATATTCTAGTAGATATGATAAGTTTAAGGAAGGAAATATATTGCCTGCCTTTAACCCTAAGTCTTCTGGTGGGGCATTAATGGACTTAAATATATATAACATTCATTATGTAGTAGGTTTATTTGGAAAACCTGAGGGTATTGAGTACTATCCAAATGTTGAGAGAGGCATAGATACATCAGGAATATTAATGTTAGACTATGGAAAGTTTAAATGTGTTTGTGTTGGAGCAAAAGATTGTAAGGCACCTATTGCAAACAATATCCAAGGTAATAAAGGATGCATATATCAAGATACTCCAGCTAATGTTTGTGAGAGATTTGAGTTATTAATGAATGATGGATCTAGTTCAAAAATCAACAAAAATAACTATGAACACAGAATGGTTAATGAATTTATTGAATTTGCTAGTATGATTAAAAACAACGATTTAGAAAGCTGCTACAAGATGCTAGATCATAGCTTGATAGTTAGTGAAGTGCAGACCATTGCAAGAAATAAAGGTGGAATTATATTTCCAGAAGATGCAATTTAA
- the rpiA gene encoding ribose 5-phosphate isomerase A produces the protein MNEENLRKLSAEKAMEYIKNNSVIGLGAGRTISCLIELLSKAIDENNLKIKAVTPSDNTKSMCIKNGIEVLPTCFVEEVDVAFDGCGEVDENFYASKGGGGVFVKEKLIASMAKDYVLLIDEQKYKKQLSVIYPISLEVVKDSLSYVSKVVKNLGGEPLVRTTNSKDGYLVTDDNNFILDIKFDIVDDFKELNDKLNNIVGVVGTSIFTREVTKLIMATENGVRVISKN, from the coding sequence ATGAATGAAGAAAATTTAAGAAAATTAAGTGCTGAAAAAGCCATGGAATATATAAAAAACAATAGTGTAATTGGTTTAGGCGCAGGAAGAACTATTTCTTGTTTAATTGAGCTGTTAAGTAAAGCTATAGATGAAAATAACCTCAAAATTAAAGCAGTAACACCATCTGATAATACAAAGAGTATGTGTATCAAAAATGGCATAGAAGTGCTTCCAACCTGCTTTGTAGAAGAAGTAGATGTTGCCTTTGATGGTTGTGGTGAGGTTGATGAAAACTTCTATGCTTCCAAAGGTGGTGGAGGTGTTTTCGTAAAAGAAAAGTTAATTGCCTCAATGGCAAAGGATTATGTTTTACTTATAGATGAACAAAAGTATAAAAAACAATTAAGTGTAATATATCCTATTTCCTTAGAAGTGGTTAAAGATTCCTTAAGTTATGTAAGTAAAGTGGTTAAAAACTTAGGTGGTGAGCCTTTAGTTAGAACCACTAATAGTAAGGATGGGTACTTAGTAACTGATGATAACAACTTTATACTAGATATAAAGTTCGATATTGTAGATGATTTTAAAGAATTAAATGATAAGTTAAATAATATTGTAGGTGTAGTTGGAACCTCTATATTTACTAGAGAAGTTACCAAGTTAATAATGGCTACAGAAAATGGGGTAAGAGTTATTTCAAAGAATTAG
- a CDS encoding ROK family glucokinase gives MRKYGFGIDIGGTTIKMGLFNVEGTLLEKWEIDTRKENNGKYILDDIASEIKNKLKEKGIHRNDVVGVGIGVPGPVSSDGTVLKCVNLGWGIFNVEETLSEMIDLPVKAGNDANVAALGEMWQGGGKGYKNVVMVTLGTGVGGGIIIDGNIISGTNGAGGEIGHIKVVKNEIETCGCGKTGCLEQYASATGIVKESKKLLNSDNSPSILREINEITAKNIFDAAKNCDELANKLVEDLGEKLGGALATISCVCDPEVFVIGGGVSKAGMILVNVVRKHFIEKAFHACEGTKFELAKLGNDAGIYGGVRLVLDI, from the coding sequence ATGAGGAAATATGGATTTGGAATAGACATAGGAGGAACAACTATAAAAATGGGGTTGTTCAACGTTGAAGGAACTCTATTAGAAAAGTGGGAGATTGATACTAGAAAAGAGAACAATGGCAAATATATTTTGGATGATATAGCATCGGAAATAAAAAATAAACTGAAGGAAAAAGGAATACATAGGAATGATGTAGTAGGGGTTGGGATTGGTGTTCCTGGTCCTGTTAGCAGCGATGGAACAGTTCTAAAATGTGTTAACTTGGGATGGGGGATATTTAATGTAGAAGAAACCCTAAGTGAAATGATTGATCTTCCAGTAAAGGCTGGTAATGACGCTAATGTTGCCGCACTAGGAGAAATGTGGCAAGGTGGAGGAAAAGGCTATAAAAATGTTGTAATGGTAACCCTTGGGACAGGCGTTGGAGGAGGAATTATAATCGATGGCAACATAATTTCAGGAACCAATGGTGCAGGAGGAGAAATTGGACATATTAAAGTTGTTAAAAATGAAATAGAAACTTGTGGATGTGGCAAAACAGGCTGTCTTGAACAATATGCCTCAGCTACTGGAATAGTAAAAGAATCAAAAAAGCTTTTAAATAGTGATAATAGCCCATCTATTTTAAGAGAAATTAATGAAATTACAGCAAAAAACATATTTGATGCGGCAAAGAACTGTGATGAGTTAGCTAATAAGTTAGTTGAAGATTTGGGTGAAAAGCTAGGAGGCGCACTTGCCACAATATCTTGCGTATGTGATCCAGAAGTTTTTGTTATAGGTGGTGGAGTATCAAAAGCAGGAATGATTCTTGTTAATGTAGTAAGAAAACACTTTATTGAAAAAGCATTTCATGCCTGTGAAGGAACTAAATTTGAGC
- a CDS encoding Gfo/Idh/MocA family protein: MKKLKIGFIGCGGIANGKHFPALSKLTDKVELVAFCDIVEERAVEAAKQYGTADAKVYTDYKELIKDETIDVIHVLTPNVSHSEITVASLEAGKHVMCEKPMAINSAEAQLMLDAAKRTGKKLTIGYQNRFRSDSLETKAACENGELGEVYMAKAHAIRRRGVPTWGVFPDKSKQGGGPLIDIGTHALDLTLWFMDNYKPKTVFGSVFQKLKDKPEGNMFGPWNPETFETEDSAFGFIKMENGATIYLEAAWAINMINAKEAQVTLCGTEAGAEMFGLAFADQGYVVFNKAAHGKLVQSQPSDAGGVFGFEGAGTLQQRDAEAIQWIDAILNDTEPLVKPEQAFVVTQILEAIYKSAETGKPVEL, from the coding sequence ATGAAAAAATTAAAGATTGGATTTATTGGATGTGGAGGAATAGCAAATGGAAAGCATTTCCCTGCATTATCAAAATTAACAGATAAGGTAGAATTAGTTGCATTTTGTGACATCGTTGAAGAAAGAGCAGTAGAAGCTGCAAAACAATATGGTACAGCAGATGCTAAAGTATATACTGATTACAAAGAATTAATTAAAGATGAAACTATAGATGTAATTCACGTATTAACTCCAAACGTTTCTCACTCAGAAATTACAGTGGCATCTTTAGAAGCTGGCAAGCATGTTATGTGTGAAAAGCCAATGGCTATAAACAGTGCTGAAGCTCAATTAATGTTAGATGCAGCTAAAAGAACAGGAAAGAAATTAACTATAGGATATCAAAATCGTTTCCGTTCTGATTCACTTGAAACAAAAGCGGCTTGTGAAAATGGTGAATTAGGTGAAGTATACATGGCTAAAGCACATGCTATAAGACGTAGAGGAGTTCCTACATGGGGAGTATTCCCAGATAAGTCTAAGCAAGGTGGAGGTCCATTAATAGATATCGGAACTCATGCATTAGACTTAACATTATGGTTCATGGATAATTACAAGCCAAAGACTGTATTTGGATCAGTATTCCAAAAATTAAAGGACAAACCAGAAGGAAATATGTTTGGACCATGGAACCCTGAAACTTTTGAAACAGAAGATTCAGCTTTTGGATTTATAAAAATGGAAAATGGCGCAACTATCTATTTAGAAGCTGCATGGGCAATAAACATGATTAATGCAAAGGAAGCACAAGTAACACTATGTGGTACTGAAGCTGGAGCAGAAATGTTTGGACTAGCTTTTGCAGACCAAGGATATGTTGTATTTAATAAAGCTGCTCATGGTAAACTAGTTCAATCTCAACCTTCAGATGCCGGCGGAGTATTTGGTTTTGAAGGAGCAGGTACATTACAACAAAGAGATGCTGAAGCTATTCAATGGATTGATGCTATATTAAATGATACAGAACCATTAGTTAAGCCAGAACAAGCTTTTGTAGTAACACAAATATTAGAAGCAATCTACAAGTCAGCTGAAACTGGAAAGCCAGTAGAATTATAA
- a CDS encoding MFS transporter — protein sequence MNNLNVVNSTSNGKLSFVEKFSYGIGDFASNLMWGVIGSFLLYFYTDVALIPVAATGTIFLVSRVLDAFIDPVIGGFIDRTNSKWGRTKPYIMFGIIPLCVFFILSFTTISADASFKVMYAYLTYIIAGILYSVVNIPYGALMPLMTRNLDDKAQLSSFRMLGMALGNILVTALTMPLVNLLGAGNQQRGFLLTTILFAVIGFISFMIISKNCKERYLEVGSVSHEKISVIETYKAALKNGPWVSTIIFSLLMFIKIGAFVSITIFFCLQVLHNPAMISILLPLMYASMLVSAAIATPVIKKFRHRNANIIGTAVYALSFCLMPLFVGNQTVFIAIYFFGNILGGVSSGSVFGMIADSVDYNEWKFGKRSEGTLYAGYSFATKVGMAVGGALVGYALAFVGYNAANVTPSAVKAINILFYGIPVGCSVLQILSILFYKLDKTHPQIVEELNNKRNA from the coding sequence ATGAATAATTTAAACGTTGTAAACAGCACTTCTAATGGTAAGTTATCATTTGTAGAAAAGTTTAGTTATGGAATTGGTGACTTTGCTTCCAATCTAATGTGGGGAGTTATAGGAAGTTTCTTGCTTTATTTCTACACTGACGTTGCACTAATCCCAGTAGCAGCGACAGGTACAATATTTCTTGTATCAAGAGTTTTAGATGCATTTATTGATCCTGTAATCGGAGGTTTTATCGATCGTACAAATTCTAAATGGGGACGTACTAAACCATATATAATGTTTGGGATAATTCCACTATGTGTATTCTTTATACTTTCCTTTACGACAATCAGTGCAGATGCTTCATTTAAAGTAATGTATGCTTATTTAACATATATTATAGCAGGTATACTTTATTCCGTTGTAAATATACCTTATGGTGCATTAATGCCTCTTATGACTAGAAATCTTGATGATAAAGCACAATTATCAAGTTTTAGAATGTTAGGAATGGCACTTGGAAATATACTAGTTACAGCACTTACAATGCCACTTGTAAATTTATTGGGCGCTGGAAATCAACAAAGAGGTTTTTTACTAACAACTATTTTATTTGCTGTAATTGGCTTTATTAGTTTTATGATAATCTCTAAGAATTGTAAAGAACGTTATTTAGAAGTTGGATCTGTTTCCCATGAAAAAATTAGCGTAATAGAAACATATAAAGCAGCATTAAAAAATGGTCCATGGGTTTCAACAATTATATTCTCATTATTGATGTTTATAAAAATTGGTGCATTTGTATCTATTACAATATTCTTCTGTTTGCAAGTACTTCATAACCCAGCTATGATTTCAATATTATTACCATTGATGTATGCATCTATGCTTGTTTCAGCAGCAATAGCAACACCTGTTATTAAGAAATTCAGACATCGTAATGCTAATATCATTGGAACTGCAGTATATGCGTTATCATTTTGTTTGATGCCATTATTCGTAGGAAATCAGACTGTATTCATTGCAATTTACTTCTTTGGTAACATTTTAGGGGGAGTAAGTTCAGGATCAGTTTTTGGTATGATAGCAGATTCTGTAGATTATAATGAATGGAAATTTGGTAAGCGTTCTGAGGGAACATTATACGCAGGATATAGTTTTGCGACTAAAGTAGGTATGGCAGTTGGTGGTGCATTGGTAGGATACGCATTAGCATTTGTTGGCTACAATGCAGCAAATGTTACCCCTTCAGCTGTTAAAGCTATTAACATACTTTTCTATGGAATACCAGTTGGATGTAGTGTATTACAAATTCTCTCTATATTATTTTATAAATTAGACAAGACTCACCCACAAATTGTTGAAGAGCTAAATAATAAACGTAATGCATAA